A region of Pyxidicoccus parkwaysis DNA encodes the following proteins:
- a CDS encoding sigma-54-dependent transcriptional regulator, with translation MSVSEPLLQVPNLPAPSPAPAVRPPRILVADDQADVLEALRLLLKRDGYVVVTSQSPQGALATLESEDVDLVLMDLNYARDTTSGREGMDLLGRIRAQDAALPVVVMTAWGSVEGAVEAMRGGARDYVQKPWDNTRLLATLRTQLELGRALKRSRRLEEENQHLRRGQGSMPTMVSESRAMQPIRRLIERVAPSGANVLVTGEHGTGKEVVARLLHAASTRADRPFVAVNSGGLSEGVFESELFGHVKGAFTDAKADRIGCFELADGGTLFLDEIGNMPLSQQAKLLRVLQTGELHPVGSSKTRKVDVRVVSATNVDLSKAVAEGRFREDLLYRLNTVELQLPALRERREDIPLLAAHFLSEHGRRYGRSSMRLSPGALEALLAYAWPGNVRELEHAVERALLMAAGDEVTADDLLLKRAPREGASRLEEMTLEEVERYLIERALARQEGNVSEAAKGLGLSRSALYRRLQHYGIKGAR, from the coding sequence ATGTCCGTGTCCGAACCCCTTCTCCAAGTCCCCAACCTTCCCGCTCCCTCGCCGGCCCCGGCTGTCCGGCCGCCCCGCATCCTCGTCGCCGATGACCAGGCCGACGTCTTGGAGGCGCTGCGGCTGTTGCTCAAGCGCGACGGGTACGTCGTCGTCACCTCGCAGTCTCCGCAGGGCGCGCTGGCCACGCTGGAGTCGGAGGACGTGGACCTGGTCCTCATGGACCTGAACTACGCGCGCGACACGACGTCCGGCAGGGAGGGCATGGACCTGCTGGGCCGCATCCGCGCGCAGGACGCGGCGCTGCCGGTGGTGGTGATGACGGCATGGGGCAGCGTGGAGGGCGCGGTGGAGGCCATGCGCGGCGGCGCGCGCGACTACGTGCAGAAGCCGTGGGACAACACGCGCCTGTTGGCCACGCTGCGCACGCAGTTGGAGCTGGGCCGCGCACTGAAGCGCAGCCGCCGGCTGGAGGAGGAGAACCAGCACCTGCGGCGCGGCCAGGGCAGCATGCCCACCATGGTGTCCGAGTCGCGCGCCATGCAGCCCATCCGCCGCCTCATCGAGCGCGTGGCCCCGTCCGGCGCCAACGTGCTGGTGACGGGCGAGCACGGCACGGGCAAGGAAGTGGTGGCGCGGCTGCTGCACGCGGCCTCGACGCGGGCGGACCGGCCCTTCGTGGCGGTGAACTCGGGCGGCCTGTCCGAGGGCGTCTTCGAGAGTGAGTTGTTCGGCCACGTGAAGGGCGCCTTCACGGACGCGAAGGCGGACCGCATCGGCTGCTTCGAGTTGGCGGACGGCGGCACGCTCTTCCTGGACGAGATTGGCAACATGCCGCTGTCTCAGCAGGCGAAGTTGCTGCGCGTGTTGCAGACGGGCGAGTTGCACCCGGTGGGCTCGTCGAAGACGCGGAAGGTGGACGTGCGCGTGGTGAGCGCCACCAACGTGGACCTGTCCAAGGCGGTGGCGGAGGGACGCTTCCGTGAGGATTTGCTCTACCGCCTCAACACGGTGGAGCTCCAGTTGCCGGCGCTGCGCGAGCGGCGCGAGGACATTCCCCTGCTGGCCGCGCACTTCCTCTCGGAGCACGGACGGCGCTACGGGCGGAGCTCGATGCGGCTGTCTCCGGGCGCGCTGGAGGCGCTGCTGGCGTACGCGTGGCCGGGCAACGTGCGCGAATTGGAGCACGCGGTGGAGCGCGCGCTGCTGATGGCGGCGGGCGACGAGGTGACGGCGGACGACTTGCTGCTCAAGCGGGCCCCGCGTGAGGGCGCGTCGCGGCTGGAGGAGATGACGCTGGAGGAGGTGGAGCGCTACCTCATCGAGCGCGCGCTGGCGCGGCAGGAGGGCAACGTGAGCGAGGCGGCCA